One genomic region from Microcystis panniformis FACHB-1757 encodes:
- the ftsH4 gene encoding ATP-dependent zinc metalloprotease FtsH4, translating to MSIKSKPPSQSRLIGNVLLAVGGLFLIVNLLFPQLFGPSVPKVPYSLFIDQVEDGNVARVSVGQNEIRYQLKNDQEGNYGRIFSTTPIFDLELPKRLEAKGVEFAAAPPPKNGWIGSVLSWVIPPLIFVGIWQFFLARSGGGGPAGALSITKSRAKVYVEGDTTKTTFKDVAGVEEAKTELAEIVEFLKYPQRYIQIGARIPKGVLLVGPPGTGKTLLAKAVAGEAGVPFFSISGSEFVELFVGAGAARVRDLFEQAKKKAPCIIFIDELDAIGKSRANGNFMGGNDEREQTLNQLLTEMDGFNAGDATVIVLAATNRPETLDPALLRPGRFDRQVLVDRPDLAGRLKILEIYAGKVKLGSDVDLKQIATRTPGFAGADLANLVNEAALLAARNQRSTVAQEDFNEAIERVVAGLEKKSRVLSEKEKKIVAYHEVGHALVGAVMPGGGKVAKISIVPRGMAALGYTLQMPTEDRFLMDDTELRDQIATLLGGRAAEEIIFGSITTGAANDLQRATDLAERMVTTYGMSKTLGPLAYEKGQQNSFLGDGMMNPRRLVSDDTAKAIDNEVKEIVENGHQQALDILAQNRDLLEEIAQEILSKEVIEGEQLQALLDRVKPLDREPVTV from the coding sequence AAACCTCCTTCACAATCTCGCCTGATCGGTAATGTTTTATTAGCCGTAGGCGGCTTATTTCTGATTGTTAACCTTCTTTTCCCGCAATTATTTGGCCCTAGCGTCCCCAAAGTTCCCTATAGTCTTTTTATCGACCAAGTGGAAGATGGCAACGTCGCTAGGGTATCCGTGGGACAGAATGAGATTCGTTATCAGCTTAAAAACGACCAAGAGGGCAACTACGGACGAATTTTCAGCACTACACCGATTTTTGACCTAGAATTGCCCAAACGTCTAGAAGCCAAGGGCGTAGAATTCGCCGCCGCGCCACCGCCAAAAAATGGCTGGATTGGCAGTGTCCTTAGTTGGGTGATTCCTCCCCTGATTTTTGTCGGTATTTGGCAATTTTTCCTCGCTCGCAGCGGTGGCGGTGGTCCAGCCGGGGCTTTATCGATTACCAAAAGTCGCGCTAAAGTCTATGTGGAAGGAGATACCACCAAAACCACTTTTAAAGATGTGGCCGGTGTGGAAGAAGCGAAAACCGAATTGGCAGAAATCGTCGAATTTCTTAAATATCCCCAACGTTACATTCAAATCGGGGCGCGGATTCCCAAGGGTGTCCTCCTAGTCGGTCCGCCGGGGACAGGCAAAACCCTGCTGGCAAAAGCAGTCGCGGGAGAAGCGGGAGTTCCTTTCTTTAGTATCTCGGGGTCGGAATTCGTGGAACTCTTTGTCGGTGCAGGTGCGGCCCGAGTGCGAGATCTGTTTGAACAGGCCAAGAAAAAAGCCCCCTGTATTATTTTTATCGATGAATTAGACGCGATCGGTAAATCTCGCGCTAACGGTAATTTTATGGGGGGTAACGATGAACGGGAACAGACTTTAAACCAATTATTGACGGAAATGGACGGTTTTAACGCTGGTGATGCGACGGTAATCGTGCTGGCCGCTACTAATCGCCCAGAAACTCTTGATCCCGCTCTTTTACGCCCCGGCCGTTTTGATCGCCAAGTGTTAGTTGATCGTCCCGATCTGGCTGGACGCTTAAAAATCCTCGAAATCTACGCAGGTAAGGTAAAATTAGGCTCAGATGTGGATTTAAAACAGATTGCTACCCGTACCCCCGGTTTTGCTGGTGCTGACTTAGCTAATCTAGTCAATGAGGCCGCTTTATTGGCAGCCCGCAATCAACGCAGCACCGTCGCCCAAGAGGACTTTAATGAGGCAATCGAGCGGGTAGTGGCCGGTTTAGAGAAGAAAAGCCGGGTTCTCTCGGAAAAAGAGAAGAAAATCGTCGCTTATCACGAAGTTGGTCACGCTCTCGTCGGTGCAGTTATGCCGGGGGGTGGTAAAGTTGCTAAGATTTCGATCGTGCCTCGCGGTATGGCAGCCCTCGGTTATACCCTGCAAATGCCCACGGAAGACCGTTTCCTTATGGATGATACGGAATTACGCGACCAAATTGCTACTCTTTTAGGCGGTCGGGCCGCCGAGGAAATTATCTTTGGTAGTATTACTACTGGGGCTGCTAATGACCTGCAGCGGGCGACGGACTTGGCCGAACGCATGGTGACGACCTATGGTATGAGTAAGACCTTGGGTCCTCTAGCCTACGAAAAAGGTCAACAGAATAGTTTTCTGGGAGATGGCATGATGAATCCCCGGCGCTTGGTGAGCGATGATACGGCCAAAGCGATCGATAATGAAGTGAAAGAGATTGTCGAAAATGGTCATCAGCAGGCCCTGGATATCCTTGCTCAAAATCGCGATTTACTCGAAGAAATTGCCCAAGAAATCCTCAGTAAAGAGGTGATTGAAGGGGAACAGTTGCAAGCACTGCTCGATCGCGTTAAACCCCTCGATCGAGAACCTGTTACTGTTTAG
- a CDS encoding LysR family transcriptional regulator yields MIHATLHQLIVFEATARHGSFTRAAEELSITQPTVSTQMKQLTKSVGLPLFEQIGKRLYLTEAGRSLLVTCQAVLKDLDNFEMAIADIKGIKQGKLRLAAVSTAQYLIPQILGPFCQQYQGVDVSLELTNHQDLETRMINNVDDLYILSEPPQELNLEIQPFLENPLVVIARKDHPLAGQKKIPIKRLQGEPFIMREMGSGIRRAVQQIFLDHGITVSLRLEIGNNEAIKQAIAGGLGISVLSQHVLNLDNPNGEFTILDVEDFPIQRHWYVVYPKDKKLSVIAKTFLDYLLNIQPQSLLKVKISR; encoded by the coding sequence TTGATTCACGCCACTTTACATCAACTGATTGTCTTTGAAGCGACCGCTCGTCATGGCAGTTTTACCAGGGCTGCTGAAGAACTATCGATCACCCAACCCACCGTTTCCACCCAGATGAAACAACTGACTAAATCAGTGGGTTTACCCTTATTTGAACAGATAGGCAAACGTTTGTATTTAACCGAGGCCGGACGCAGTTTATTAGTCACCTGTCAAGCAGTCCTCAAGGATCTTGATAACTTTGAGATGGCGATCGCCGATATCAAGGGCATTAAACAGGGTAAACTGCGTTTAGCTGCGGTATCCACAGCCCAATATTTAATCCCTCAGATCCTAGGTCCTTTTTGTCAACAGTACCAAGGGGTGGATGTGTCCCTAGAATTGACCAATCACCAAGACCTAGAAACAAGGATGATCAATAATGTTGATGACCTATATATTTTAAGCGAACCCCCCCAAGAGCTAAACCTGGAGATTCAACCGTTTCTGGAAAATCCCCTCGTGGTTATTGCTCGCAAAGATCACCCCCTAGCGGGACAGAAAAAAATTCCGATTAAACGACTGCAAGGGGAACCTTTTATTATGCGGGAAATGGGATCGGGAATTAGACGGGCAGTACAGCAAATTTTTCTCGACCATGGCATCACCGTATCTCTGCGTTTGGAAATCGGCAATAATGAAGCCATTAAACAAGCGATCGCTGGTGGTTTAGGAATTTCAGTTCTGTCTCAGCACGTCTTAAATTTAGATAATCCCAATGGGGAATTTACCATCCTTGACGTGGAAGATTTTCCCATCCAACGCCATTGGTATGTGGTTTATCCCAAGGATAAAAAACTATCTGTGATCGCCAAGACTTTTCTGGATTATCTCCTCAATATTCAGCCCCAATCCCTCTTAAAGGTCAAAATTTCTAGATGA